In Actinomycetota bacterium, a genomic segment contains:
- the tadA gene encoding Flp pilus assembly complex ATPase component TadA: MGEILVAKGLISRDQLAVVLEKQKDTPKRLGEILVEDGILTQDQLNLALAERLGVESIGLDEFEIDSLAATMIPEKLARRYGAIPIKFLDENTLLVAMVDPTNVFAIDDLRMMTGYDIKPAISSAEDVFNQISKIHRLGDSVAEEVDMEGDFTADTSMEADIRDVASEAPIVKLVNGVISQGVEDGASDLHFEPQEKELVVRFRIDGVLHEIMSVPKRMQAGVLSRIKVMADIDIAERRIPQDGRIGLTVGGKPIDIRVASMPTVYGEKIVLRLLDKSSIMLNLMDLGFSERALKRFEKSFRKPYGAILVTGPTGSGKSTTLYATLNVLNSKEKNIITVEDPVEYRLSGINQTQMNAKAGLTFASGLRAILRSDPDIVMVGEIRDKETAQIAIEAALTGHMVLSTLHTNDAPGALTRLTEMGVEPFLTASAIECIMAQRLARKLCTNCKEPYKPTDEALRQNGFPQEVMGKDITLYRAAGCPRCNNTGYKGRLGIYEVMIVSEAIERLTVERKSADEISRVAQAEGMLSLREDGLDKVIKGVTSMEEIARVII, translated from the coding sequence ATCGGCGAGATCCTGGTGGCCAAGGGTCTTATTAGTCGGGACCAGCTGGCTGTTGTCCTCGAAAAACAAAAGGATACCCCGAAGCGCCTCGGCGAGATCCTAGTTGAAGATGGAATTCTAACTCAGGATCAATTAAACCTGGCATTGGCTGAGCGTCTCGGCGTCGAAAGCATCGGACTCGACGAGTTCGAGATCGATTCACTCGCCGCCACAATGATCCCCGAAAAGCTGGCCCGGCGGTATGGCGCTATCCCCATCAAATTCCTCGATGAAAACACGTTGTTGGTAGCGATGGTCGATCCGACAAACGTATTCGCCATCGATGACCTTCGCATGATGACGGGCTATGACATCAAACCCGCGATCTCGTCTGCTGAAGATGTATTCAACCAGATCTCCAAGATCCACAGACTGGGCGATTCTGTCGCGGAAGAAGTCGACATGGAGGGCGATTTTACAGCCGACACATCGATGGAGGCAGATATCCGCGATGTCGCGTCAGAAGCGCCGATCGTCAAGCTGGTAAACGGTGTTATCAGCCAGGGTGTCGAGGATGGCGCCAGCGACCTTCATTTTGAACCGCAGGAGAAAGAACTGGTCGTCCGCTTCAGGATCGATGGTGTATTACATGAGATCATGTCTGTCCCCAAACGAATGCAGGCGGGAGTGCTATCCCGCATCAAGGTTATGGCAGATATTGATATTGCTGAGCGCCGGATCCCTCAGGACGGACGCATCGGCCTGACTGTCGGCGGCAAACCCATAGACATTCGTGTCGCCTCCATGCCGACAGTCTATGGAGAAAAGATAGTCCTCCGCCTGCTTGATAAAAGCAGCATCATGCTGAATCTCATGGATCTGGGCTTTTCCGAGAGGGCACTAAAGCGCTTCGAGAAGTCGTTCAGGAAGCCATACGGTGCCATTCTGGTGACCGGGCCTACTGGTAGCGGAAAGTCCACGACTCTATACGCGACACTTAATGTGCTCAATTCCAAGGAGAAGAACATCATCACTGTGGAAGACCCGGTGGAGTATCGCCTTTCAGGCATCAATCAGACACAAATGAACGCTAAAGCCGGCCTTACTTTCGCCTCCGGACTCAGGGCTATCCTTCGCTCAGACCCGGATATCGTGATGGTCGGTGAGATTCGTGACAAGGAAACGGCGCAGATCGCAATCGAAGCAGCATTGACTGGTCACATGGTGTTAAGCACGCTTCATACCAACGATGCTCCTGGAGCACTGACGCGTTTGACTGAAATGGGAGTGGAGCCGTTCCTTACAGCTTCTGCCATCGAATGCATCATGGCCCAGCGTCTGGCGCGAAAGCTCTGCACCAACTGCAAGGAGCCTTATAAGCCGACGGATGAAGCACTGCGGCAAAACGGCTTTCCTCAGGAAGTAATGGGTAAGGACATCACTCTTTACCGTGCCGCCGGCTGTCCACGGTGCAACAATACCGGTTACAAAGGCAGGTTGGGAATCTATGAGGTCATGATTGTCAGCGAAGCTATTGAGCGGTTAACGGTGGAGAGAAAAAGTGCCGATGAGATTTCGAGAGTGGCACAGGCGGAAGGCATGCTCTCTCTTCGCGAGGACGGTCTCGACAAGGTCATCAAGGGCGTGACCTCCATGGAAGAGATCGCAAGGGTCATAATCTAG
- the aroE gene encoding shikimate dehydrogenase: protein MRISGNTKLVGILGHPVSHTLSPLMNNAAFEAMGLDICYVPLDVAPEGLQEGITGMKAMGFLGANVTIPHKIEAARMMDKLEGIAAITGAVNTIVNDSGSLIGHNTDGDGFIRALAEAVDIDFPAAQPLLMGAGGAARSIALALAGKNIKRLTIVNRSRQRSEDLKALIAKSFPGLPVETVTFEDDLAGLISSSNIVINATSIGLEGYLKMPQVPVDRLTKDHVVCDIVYTQTQETPFLTAARGKGATTLGGLGMLLHQGAAAIQLWTGVEPPIDVMRGAIESKRTDNSADSQEATANRRDPGGQGSY, encoded by the coding sequence ATGCGTATTTCCGGCAACACAAAACTCGTAGGAATCCTGGGTCATCCGGTATCACACACCCTTTCACCCCTGATGAACAACGCTGCTTTCGAAGCCATGGGTCTGGATATCTGTTATGTCCCGCTGGATGTAGCCCCGGAAGGACTTCAGGAAGGTATAACCGGTATGAAGGCAATGGGATTCCTGGGTGCGAACGTCACAATACCTCACAAGATAGAAGCTGCACGAATGATGGACAAACTGGAGGGAATCGCGGCAATCACAGGCGCCGTCAATACTATCGTAAACGATTCCGGCTCACTGATCGGGCATAATACAGACGGTGATGGTTTCATCCGAGCATTGGCAGAAGCTGTTGATATTGATTTTCCTGCGGCCCAGCCGCTTCTGATGGGCGCTGGCGGCGCGGCGCGATCCATCGCCCTGGCTCTAGCAGGAAAAAATATAAAACGGCTTACTATCGTCAACCGAAGCCGCCAGCGCTCCGAGGATCTCAAGGCCCTGATAGCCAAATCGTTCCCCGGGCTGCCTGTCGAGACAGTGACCTTTGAGGACGATCTTGCTGGGCTGATTAGTTCCAGCAATATTGTGATAAATGCCACTTCTATCGGCCTCGAGGGCTATCTAAAGATGCCTCAGGTGCCGGTCGATAGATTAACGAAAGATCACGTCGTCTGCGATATCGTCTACACGCAGACTCAGGAAACACCGTTCCTGACGGCGGCGCGAGGCAAAGGGGCAACCACATTGGGCGGACTCGGCATGCTTCTCCATCAAGGAGCGGCTGCGATCCAATTATGGACAGGAGTCGAGCCTCCCATTGATGTTATGAGGGGAGCAATTGAATCCAAGCGAACTGACAACTCGGCAGACTCGCAAGAAGCTACAGCCAATCGGCGAGATCCTGGTGGCCAAGGGTCTTATTAG
- the secG gene encoding preprotein translocase subunit SecG translates to MQYLVLIIHSILCVALIVLILLHSGKGGVSGIFGGGMSETFSGTSVIEKNLTRVTVAVATAFFITTGLLVFVFKS, encoded by the coding sequence ATGCAGTATCTGGTCCTGATCATACATAGCATTCTCTGCGTAGCGCTAATCGTCCTCATCCTGCTTCATTCAGGAAAGGGCGGCGTTTCCGGCATATTCGGTGGCGGAATGAGTGAGACTTTCAGCGGCACCAGCGTCATTGAAAAGAACCTCACACGGGTCACCGTCGCTGTGGCTACGGCTTTTTTTATCACCACCGGCCTGCTGGTATTCGTTTTTAAGTCCTGA
- a CDS encoding 2,3-bisphosphoglycerate-independent phosphoglycerate mutase → MTESIPGESLKPVCLVVLDGWGIAPPGPGNAVTLAHTPILDRLFEEYPHTALKASGEAVGLPPGQMGNSEVGHLNLGAGRVVYQDLTRINHAIDDRTFFKNPVLIGAFTHAIATKSSVHLLGLLSDGGVHSDISHLKALIEMAAQQGCKKLFLHLFLDGRDVSPRSGIGYVEEILRYTAAEGLGSIATISGRFYAMDRDHRWDRVELAYAAMARGEGPLQPDALKLVRDSYAQDITDEFVIPSVVDNSPDSRISSEDSIIFFNFRPDRAREMTRALTLRDFDGFNRGPEPPLPYLVTMTEYDDRFTSPIAFPPEELKNVLPEVLSSAEKTQLHIAETEKYAHVTFFFNGGNETTYPGEERKLIPSPTDVATYDKKPEMSARLVADAFCELLDKNDYDFVILNFANCDMVGHTGIVDAAVAAVEVVDECVGKVVAKVTEKAGVCLITSDHGNAESMTDESGGPDTAHSTELVPLIVTRDVLLAEGRALCDVAPTILDFLKIPVPPEMTGKSIVIDA, encoded by the coding sequence ATGACCGAATCAATTCCCGGTGAATCTTTGAAGCCCGTATGCCTTGTAGTTCTGGATGGCTGGGGCATTGCTCCGCCAGGTCCCGGAAATGCCGTCACTCTGGCTCATACTCCCATCCTCGACAGGCTTTTTGAGGAGTATCCCCACACAGCGCTGAAAGCTTCCGGCGAAGCGGTTGGTCTGCCCCCCGGTCAGATGGGCAACTCCGAAGTGGGACATCTTAACCTTGGCGCCGGCCGAGTCGTCTATCAGGACCTTACGCGGATAAACCACGCTATCGATGACAGGACTTTTTTTAAGAATCCTGTGCTGATAGGAGCATTCACCCACGCAATTGCCACAAAAAGCTCAGTTCATCTTCTCGGACTGCTATCTGACGGAGGTGTCCATAGTGACATCTCACATCTGAAAGCCTTGATTGAGATGGCAGCCCAGCAGGGCTGCAAAAAGCTTTTTCTGCACCTGTTTCTTGATGGCCGTGACGTCTCCCCTCGTAGCGGCATTGGTTATGTTGAGGAGATACTCAGATATACAGCAGCGGAAGGACTGGGAAGCATTGCCACTATCTCCGGCCGATTTTACGCTATGGACCGTGACCATCGTTGGGACAGGGTGGAACTCGCGTATGCCGCCATGGCCCGCGGTGAAGGACCGCTTCAACCAGACGCCCTAAAGCTTGTGCGTGATTCGTACGCACAGGATATCACCGATGAGTTTGTGATCCCTTCAGTCGTCGACAACAGTCCCGATTCCAGAATAAGCAGCGAAGACAGTATCATCTTCTTCAACTTCAGGCCTGATCGCGCACGTGAGATGACAAGAGCTCTGACCCTCAGGGACTTCGACGGATTCAATCGCGGACCTGAACCGCCGTTACCTTATCTCGTGACAATGACTGAATATGACGACAGGTTTACGTCCCCGATCGCGTTTCCGCCGGAAGAATTGAAGAATGTCCTTCCGGAAGTGCTGTCGTCCGCTGAAAAGACCCAGCTTCACATAGCTGAGACTGAAAAATATGCTCATGTGACTTTTTTCTTCAATGGAGGCAATGAGACGACCTATCCGGGCGAGGAACGAAAACTGATACCTTCACCCACGGATGTCGCCACCTATGATAAAAAACCAGAGATGAGCGCCCGACTCGTGGCTGACGCATTCTGCGAGTTGCTGGACAAAAACGATTACGATTTTGTGATACTGAACTTCGCCAATTGTGACATGGTCGGTCACACGGGGATCGTCGACGCAGCGGTAGCGGCAGTTGAGGTTGTCGATGAATGTGTCGGCAAGGTAGTGGCCAAAGTAACGGAGAAGGCCGGGGTTTGCCTGATAACCTCAGACCATGGCAATGCCGAAAGCATGACTGATGAAAGCGGTGGCCCGGATACCGCGCATTCGACTGAACTAGTCCCATTGATCGTGACGCGGGATGTGCTACTGGCAGAAGGCAGGGCACTCTGTGACGTGGCGCCGACGATTCTTGATTTCCTGAAAATACCAGTGCCGCCTGAAATGACCGGGAAATCTATAGTCATCGATGCCTGA
- a CDS encoding triose-phosphate isomerase — MSDRTPIIAGNWKMYKTNAEATAYLDEFMGLVAAADGVEIVICPSYTSLAEARQITSGSNVRIAAQNMHFEAEGAFTGEVSPPMLQEIGVDDVVLGHSERREFYNENDSDLARKVAVAIESGIRPILCCGETDAEREAGQTRDKLKRQMENGLDSISADQFAAIVVAYEPIWAIGTGKTATPQIAQEAIGFIRETLAAKFGDDAASRVRILYGGSVKPGNISELMAERDIDGALVGGASLAASDFAQIVNFK, encoded by the coding sequence ATGAGTGACCGTACGCCGATAATCGCCGGCAACTGGAAGATGTACAAGACCAACGCCGAAGCAACCGCATATCTTGACGAGTTCATGGGCCTTGTTGCCGCTGCTGATGGCGTGGAGATCGTCATCTGTCCCTCCTACACGTCACTCGCTGAAGCAAGGCAGATAACCAGCGGCAGCAATGTCCGCATCGCTGCCCAGAACATGCATTTTGAAGCCGAGGGCGCTTTTACCGGTGAAGTCTCGCCCCCGATGCTGCAGGAAATCGGTGTCGATGACGTGGTGCTAGGCCACTCGGAACGGCGGGAATTTTACAACGAGAACGACAGCGACCTGGCTCGAAAGGTCGCTGTGGCCATTGAATCTGGAATTCGGCCAATCCTCTGCTGCGGGGAGACCGATGCCGAGCGCGAAGCTGGCCAGACCAGAGATAAACTGAAAAGACAGATGGAAAACGGACTTGATAGCATCAGCGCAGACCAGTTTGCTGCAATCGTTGTCGCCTACGAACCGATCTGGGCCATCGGCACCGGTAAGACCGCCACGCCTCAGATCGCCCAGGAGGCAATCGGTTTCATTCGCGAGACCCTGGCGGCAAAGTTCGGCGACGATGCAGCATCCAGAGTGCGTATCCTCTACGGAGGCAGCGTCAAGCCCGGAAACATTTCCGAGTTGATGGCCGAGCGTGACATAGACGGTGCCCTGGTCGGCGGAGCCAGCCTGGCCGCCTCTGATTTCGCGCAGATAGTTAACTTCAAATAA
- a CDS encoding glutaredoxin family protein yields MPEDVVIYTKPGCPYCAAAKEDMADKGMRYEERDVTSDPAVKEEAIRLAGQAAVPVIVQDGEVTVGFGGS; encoded by the coding sequence ATGCCTGAAGATGTTGTGATTTACACCAAGCCCGGCTGTCCATATTGCGCGGCAGCCAAGGAGGATATGGCGGATAAAGGCATGCGGTACGAAGAACGGGATGTGACTTCGGACCCCGCCGTGAAAGAGGAAGCAATCAGGCTCGCGGGGCAGGCTGCCGTACCGGTAATCGTACAGGACGGAGAAGTCACAGTAGGCTTCGGCGGCAGTTGA
- a CDS encoding TlpA family protein disulfide reductase produces the protein MLIATLLLLAAIVASIAGCGNTSSTSGTAGGSTAPKVAPDFTVKTLSGETVPYSSLKGKPLVLNFAASWCGPCELEAPVLAKAYEKYKDKANFFGIAVRDNEEDQRVFAERHGLKFPIGLDMDSKILYSYQKAGKVNMSGIPTTFFIDKDGNIQAFFIGPISESTFDQRISTILD, from the coding sequence TTGCTAATCGCTACCCTGCTGCTTCTGGCGGCTATCGTAGCTTCCATCGCCGGTTGCGGCAATACCAGCTCCACTTCCGGGACCGCTGGCGGAAGCACGGCCCCTAAGGTTGCACCCGATTTCACCGTCAAGACTCTCAGTGGTGAGACGGTGCCCTATTCCAGCCTCAAGGGAAAACCTCTGGTTCTCAACTTTGCCGCTTCCTGGTGTGGCCCCTGTGAGCTCGAAGCGCCAGTTCTCGCGAAGGCGTATGAGAAGTATAAGGACAAAGCGAACTTCTTCGGGATCGCAGTGCGCGATAATGAGGAGGATCAGCGAGTCTTTGCCGAGCGCCATGGCCTCAAGTTTCCGATAGGCCTGGATATGGACAGCAAGATCCTGTACAGCTATCAGAAGGCCGGCAAGGTGAACATGAGTGGCATCCCGACCACTTTCTTCATCGATAAGGACGGGAACATCCAGGCATTCTTCATCGGCCCGATCTCAGAAAGCACCTTCGATCAGAGGATCTCCACGATCCTCGACTAG
- the hpt gene encoding hypoxanthine phosphoribosyltransferase — protein MVGETYLDEYAIAERVRQIARQISSDYEGRELLLLSILKGAIFFLADLAREITIPVTIDFIAISSYRKDRREGEDIRRVRFLKDLDQDIEGKHLLIVEDVIDTGLTLNYIVQNLWLRNPATLEIATLLDRPYRRLADLPVKYQGFQVPDEFFVGYGFDYKQKLRELPRIARLNI, from the coding sequence CTGGTGGGCGAGACCTATCTGGATGAATATGCGATAGCAGAACGGGTCCGGCAGATAGCCAGGCAGATCTCCAGCGATTACGAAGGCCGTGAACTGCTCCTGTTATCGATTCTGAAAGGTGCGATATTCTTCCTGGCTGACCTGGCAAGGGAGATCACCATCCCGGTGACGATTGATTTCATAGCTATCTCGAGTTACCGGAAGGACAGGAGAGAAGGCGAAGATATCCGCCGTGTGCGGTTTCTAAAGGATCTTGATCAGGATATCGAAGGAAAGCACCTGCTGATCGTCGAGGACGTCATCGATACCGGCCTGACGCTCAACTATATAGTACAGAACCTCTGGCTCCGGAATCCGGCCACACTTGAGATCGCAACCCTTCTGGACAGGCCTTATCGGCGGCTCGCGGATCTGCCTGTAAAGTATCAGGGATTCCAGGTTCCGGATGAGTTCTTCGTGGGATACGGATTCGACTACAAACAAAAACTGCGTGAGCTGCCGAGGATCGCCAGGCTTAACATCTAG
- the lysA gene encoding diaminopimelate decarboxylase, with protein sequence MGLAIPPLPDSSRVNAAGHLEVAGCDLMELAAEFGTPLIVYDEDQIRDRFRQYKQAFSARTDDFDIIYASKAFTCIAMCQLIVQEGISLDVASGGELYTALKAWVPPENIYLHGNANSRDEIERAVRNEVGHVIVDSLDELRALDETALAQGKTQKIMLRITPGIEAHTHDFIQTGKLDSKFGLCLEEGVADGAVAAAMDAASLELIGLHCHIGSQIFGLEPYRKAVAVMADFASACAEKHGFVCQLLDVGGGLGVGYVSGDDPASIDQLVEIIFSSVVSEFSRVGLPVPRIAVEPGRSIVANAGLTAYTIETVKTIPGVKTYVAVSGGMSDNMRPMLYGAEYEGLIADRPEAEATIKVAVAGKHCESGDILIKETGLPDPRQGDILITPCTGAYGYSMASNYNGQTRPAVVFAKNGRTQVVIRKESYDDLVQLQERLEP encoded by the coding sequence ATGGGCTTAGCCATTCCCCCACTTCCCGATTCGAGCCGCGTCAATGCCGCGGGCCATCTCGAGGTCGCCGGTTGCGACCTCATGGAGCTGGCCGCTGAGTTCGGCACGCCCCTGATCGTGTATGACGAGGATCAGATCCGCGATCGCTTCCGTCAGTACAAGCAGGCGTTTTCGGCCCGGACAGACGATTTTGACATCATCTATGCCAGCAAGGCATTCACCTGCATCGCCATGTGCCAGCTCATCGTCCAGGAAGGCATATCGCTGGACGTGGCTTCAGGTGGTGAATTATATACGGCTCTGAAGGCCTGGGTGCCGCCAGAAAACATTTATCTGCATGGGAACGCGAACAGCCGCGACGAGATTGAGCGTGCTGTACGTAATGAGGTCGGCCATGTGATCGTAGATTCACTGGATGAGCTTAGGGCTCTTGACGAAACCGCCCTCGCTCAGGGGAAAACGCAGAAGATCATGCTGCGGATAACTCCCGGGATCGAGGCGCATACCCACGATTTCATCCAGACGGGAAAGCTGGACTCGAAGTTCGGGCTCTGCCTTGAAGAGGGTGTGGCTGATGGGGCGGTCGCTGCGGCGATGGATGCGGCCAGCCTCGAGCTGATAGGCCTGCATTGCCATATCGGATCACAGATATTCGGCCTCGAGCCGTATCGCAAAGCTGTGGCGGTGATGGCTGATTTTGCGTCCGCGTGTGCTGAAAAGCATGGGTTCGTCTGCCAGCTGCTGGATGTCGGCGGCGGTCTGGGCGTTGGATATGTCAGCGGCGATGATCCGGCCAGCATCGATCAGCTGGTTGAGATCATATTCAGCAGCGTCGTCAGTGAGTTCAGCCGGGTCGGATTGCCGGTGCCTCGGATCGCCGTTGAGCCAGGGCGATCGATTGTCGCTAACGCCGGGCTGACGGCTTATACGATCGAGACCGTCAAAACGATTCCCGGCGTAAAAACCTATGTTGCTGTCAGCGGCGGTATGTCGGATAACATGCGGCCAATGCTTTACGGCGCTGAATATGAGGGTCTGATCGCAGACCGCCCGGAAGCCGAGGCCACTATCAAGGTGGCGGTTGCCGGGAAACATTGCGAATCTGGTGACATCCTCATCAAGGAAACCGGCCTGCCTGACCCACGGCAGGGCGATATTCTGATAACGCCCTGCACCGGCGCCTACGGATATTCCATGGCCAGCAATTACAACGGACAGACGCGGCCGGCGGTTGTTTTCGCAAAAAACGGGCGGACGCAAGTGGTGATCCGCAAGGAAAGTTATGATGACCTGGTCCAGCTTCAGGAGCGCCTGGAGCCTTAG
- the groL gene encoding chaperonin GroEL (60 kDa chaperone family; promotes refolding of misfolded polypeptides especially under stressful conditions; forms two stacked rings of heptamers to form a barrel-shaped 14mer; ends can be capped by GroES; misfolded proteins enter the barrel where they are refolded when GroES binds): MAKAIKFDEEARRALERGVNVLADAVKITLGPKGRYVVLDKKFGAPTITNDGVTIAREIEVEDVFENQGAQLVREVATKTNDVAGDGTTTATLLAQAIVREGLRNVAAGANPMGLKRGIEMAVDAAVEAIKKLANPISGKEDIARVATISADDRVIGDVIADAIEKVGKDGVVNVEEGQTFGMDLEFTEGMQFDKGYLSPYMVTDQERMEAVMEDPYILMANQKIGAVQDLLPVLEKVIQSGRPLLIISEDVEGEALATLVVNKLRGTFTGLAVKAPGFGERRKRMLEDIAILTGGQVISEELGLKLENTEVSQLGKARKVVVTKDNTTIIDGAGKAADIKGRIKQIKAEIEATDSDFDREKLQERLAKLAGGVAVVKVGAATETEMKEKKHRVEDALNATRAALEEGIVPGGGVALINVIGAVQKVKATGDEATGVNIIARALEEPLRQLADNAGLEGSVVVNRVKNEKPGVGLNVATDVYEDLVKVGIIDPALVTRSALQNAASIAKNILTTECVVAELPDENPQPPMGMPPGGMM; encoded by the coding sequence ATGGCAAAAGCCATCAAGTTTGATGAAGAAGCGCGGCGCGCATTAGAGCGTGGCGTGAATGTTTTAGCCGATGCGGTCAAGATAACTCTTGGCCCGAAAGGCCGTTATGTTGTTCTGGACAAGAAATTCGGTGCGCCGACCATCACCAATGACGGTGTGACCATCGCCCGCGAGATCGAGGTCGAGGACGTCTTTGAGAACCAGGGAGCACAGCTGGTGCGCGAAGTCGCGACCAAGACCAACGATGTGGCCGGAGACGGCACCACCACAGCCACTCTGCTGGCCCAGGCGATCGTGCGCGAAGGACTGCGCAACGTAGCAGCCGGCGCCAACCCGATGGGCCTTAAGCGCGGCATAGAGATGGCCGTCGATGCGGCTGTCGAGGCTATCAAAAAACTGGCAAATCCCATTTCCGGCAAGGAAGATATCGCCCGGGTAGCCACCATCTCCGCTGACGATCGCGTGATCGGCGACGTAATCGCCGATGCTATCGAGAAGGTCGGCAAGGATGGCGTCGTCAACGTTGAGGAAGGCCAGACGTTCGGCATGGATCTGGAGTTCACCGAAGGCATGCAGTTCGACAAGGGTTATCTCTCCCCTTATATGGTCACCGACCAGGAGCGTATGGAAGCGGTCATGGAAGACCCCTATATCCTCATGGCTAACCAGAAGATCGGCGCGGTTCAGGATCTGCTGCCGGTACTCGAGAAAGTAATCCAGAGCGGCCGCCCGCTCCTCATCATCTCTGAGGATGTCGAAGGCGAAGCGCTGGCGACACTAGTAGTCAACAAACTGCGTGGCACTTTCACCGGTCTGGCCGTCAAGGCTCCCGGTTTCGGCGAGCGCCGCAAGCGCATGCTCGAAGATATCGCCATCCTCACCGGTGGCCAGGTTATCAGCGAAGAGCTGGGCCTGAAGCTGGAGAACACAGAAGTGTCGCAGCTGGGCAAAGCCCGCAAGGTCGTAGTGACGAAGGACAACACGACGATCATCGACGGCGCCGGCAAGGCCGCCGACATCAAGGGCCGCATCAAGCAGATCAAGGCCGAGATCGAGGCCACTGACTCTGATTTCGATCGCGAGAAGCTGCAGGAGCGCCTGGCCAAGCTGGCCGGAGGCGTGGCAGTAGTCAAGGTCGGAGCTGCGACCGAGACTGAGATGAAAGAGAAGAAGCATCGCGTGGAAGATGCGCTCAACGCCACCAGGGCTGCCCTCGAAGAGGGAATCGTACCCGGCGGCGGCGTCGCTCTGATCAACGTCATCGGAGCTGTTCAGAAAGTGAAAGCCACCGGTGACGAAGCTACGGGCGTCAACATCATCGCCCGGGCTCTCGAAGAGCCGCTTCGCCAGCTGGCGGACAACGCCGGTCTCGAAGGCTCTGTGGTCGTGAACCGGGTCAAGAACGAGAAGCCTGGCGTCGGCCTCAACGTAGCCACAGACGTCTACGAGGACCTGGTCAAGGTCGGCATTATCGACCCGGCCCTGGTTACCCGTTCCGCGTTGCAGAACGCTGCGTCAATCGCCAAGAACATCCTGACCACCGAGTGCGTCGTCGCCGAGCTGCCGGATGAGAATCCGCAGCCGCCGATGGGGATGCCTCCCGGGGGAATGATGTAA
- the groES gene encoding co-chaperone GroES has translation MNLKPLEDRVIVKTEESQDVTASGIVLPDTAQEKPQRGKIVAVGDGKVDDSGKRIPLDVKKGDEVIYSKYGGTEVKVDGQDLLIMKASDILAKVVKK, from the coding sequence ATGAATCTGAAACCACTCGAGGATCGCGTGATCGTCAAGACGGAGGAATCCCAGGATGTTACCGCCAGCGGTATCGTCCTGCCCGATACAGCGCAGGAAAAGCCCCAGCGCGGCAAGATCGTCGCCGTCGGTGACGGCAAGGTCGACGACAGCGGCAAGCGCATTCCGCTCGACGTCAAGAAAGGTGACGAAGTCATCTACAGCAAGTACGGAGGAACTGAAGTCAAGGTCGATGGCCAGGACCTGCTGATAATGAAAGCCAGCGATATTCTGGCAAAAGTCGTAAAGAAATAA